A window of the Thalassospira sp. TSL5-1 genome harbors these coding sequences:
- a CDS encoding O-antigen ligase, with protein sequence MPSSSGSDLPPENAPQQKNHADITPVVRSGEMLPFLAQIAGMGMIAVSLWALPLGGTLSKGLLVIWAVLSILPLLGRSGFLMDVALAVLLWLALTIWVLMAGHGGSAAWRLAGNLALLPLGLVLGSLRGRAVLGPLMLPVLVYVGLDSHFMLTSEGWRLNNPFLFLALFVLALTAWDVRRPVFRAGGLLSSLWPGLLAGVGMIGVFASQTRIAILAMAVVLITRIRLHHARTWLWGLPLAGAGLWFVVDYLPRILFTHASGRLAYWQMFWQQWQEGSASQHWLGFGVGAIESQLQKLQSASSFGALHNDHFHMLYETGLLGAGLWVAGWGMMMWLVRPSALAVGILLAVMVTMVTDNTLSYGHYLLASGVAAGVAWNSRNAEIEASDHV encoded by the coding sequence ATGCCTTCTTCTTCCGGTTCTGATCTCCCGCCCGAAAATGCGCCACAACAGAAAAATCATGCCGATATCACCCCAGTTGTGCGTAGCGGAGAAATGCTGCCCTTTCTGGCGCAAATTGCAGGTATGGGGATGATTGCCGTTTCGCTGTGGGCTTTGCCGTTGGGCGGTACGCTGAGCAAGGGGCTGCTGGTGATATGGGCGGTATTGAGTATTTTGCCGCTGCTGGGGCGCAGCGGATTTTTGATGGATGTGGCGCTGGCGGTTTTGCTGTGGCTGGCCCTGACGATATGGGTGCTGATGGCCGGGCATGGCGGAAGTGCGGCGTGGCGGCTGGCGGGGAATTTAGCCTTGTTGCCGTTGGGGCTGGTGCTGGGGTCCCTGCGGGGGCGGGCGGTTTTGGGGCCCTTGATGCTGCCCGTGCTGGTGTATGTGGGGCTTGATAGCCATTTCATGCTGACCAGCGAGGGTTGGCGGCTGAATAATCCGTTTTTGTTTTTAGCGTTATTTGTGCTGGCCCTGACGGCATGGGATGTACGCCGTCCGGTATTTCGCGCAGGGGGATTGCTTTCGTCATTGTGGCCGGGCCTGTTGGCGGGTGTTGGCATGATCGGTGTTTTTGCCAGCCAGACCCGAATTGCCATTCTGGCGATGGCGGTGGTTCTGATCACCCGTATTCGTTTGCATCATGCGCGAACATGGCTATGGGGCCTGCCTTTGGCGGGGGCGGGGCTGTGGTTTGTTGTCGATTATTTGCCGCGCATTTTATTCACCCATGCCAGCGGCAGGCTGGCCTATTGGCAGATGTTCTGGCAGCAATGGCAGGAAGGCAGTGCCAGCCAGCACTGGCTGGGGTTTGGTGTCGGCGCGATTGAAAGCCAGCTTCAAAAACTGCAATCGGCGTCATCCTTTGGCGCGTTGCATAATGACCATTTTCATATGCTCTATGAAACCGGGTTGCTCGGCGCCGGGTTATGGGTTGCGGGTTGGGGCATGATGATGTGGCTGGTGCGCCCCTCCGCGCTGGCGGTGGGAATATTGCTGGCGGTGATGGTGACGATGGTAACGGATAATACTCTGTCTTACGGGCATTATCTGCTGGCAAGCGGGGTTGCTGCCGGGGTTGCCTGGAACAGCCGAAATGCGGAAATCGAGGCGTCGGATCATGTTTGA
- the hrpB gene encoding ATP-dependent helicase HrpB, with amino-acid sequence MRSDFPTLPINAVLADVKAALNGGTNAVLQAPPGAGKTTMVPLALLDENWLAGRKIVMLEPRRLAARASARRMAHLLGEKVGETVGYRVRFENRISAQTRIEVVTEGILVRQIQDDPELTGIAALIFDEFHERSLDADLGLALALESQAALRDDLRILVMSATLDGGPIAGLMGDCPVITSEGRAYPVETTYMPPKPQERIEPAMVAAIRDALANQKGSILAFLPGQGEITRVEGLLKAAISAEDRVIIAPLYGAMDAKAQDLAIQPAPDGFRKVVLATAIAETSLTIDGIRVVVDCGLQRLPRFDPASGMTRLVTVKSSQASAEQRHGRAGRLEPGICYRLWGEAEHRARPQFSTPEIAEADLAPLTLELARWGVADVTSLPWLDVPDSAKIDQARDVLRRLEALDDNGRITAMGQAMASLPVHPRLAHMMVRGQELGLADAACALAALLSDRDFMRNAGADLRQRLEAMERGRAPGMMMEAKRQLSRRLAQAAKELSLGKGGNESCKQPDFADQAGLLVAFAYPDRIGERRRGGEARYRLSGGRGGFLPREDRLANEQWLAVAELDGQSREAKIYLAAPLSQATLEEFFASQITTGTEVFWDTQNDMVVARFQRRIGALVLEEKPVHDAVAPDKLMQAMSDGVRKMGLSCLPWERESEHLRARLAFLHGLEPETWPDMSDAGLLDTLEDWLMPYLSGIVRKAQLRQVNLSEALVSTIDWNQQQQIAKLAPSHWTVPTGSHIRIDYRPEGPALPVRLQEMFGATETPKIANGKVAVTLHLLSPAQRPLQVTSDLVGFWQGSYAQVKAEMKGRYPKHYWPDDPLQAEPTRRVKRPHN; translated from the coding sequence ATGCGTTCCGATTTTCCCACTTTGCCGATCAATGCGGTTTTGGCCGATGTAAAAGCCGCGCTTAACGGCGGCACTAATGCGGTTTTGCAGGCCCCGCCCGGGGCGGGTAAAACCACGATGGTGCCCTTGGCCCTGCTGGATGAAAACTGGCTGGCAGGCCGCAAGATCGTGATGCTGGAACCGCGCCGCCTGGCCGCACGGGCCAGTGCCCGGCGCATGGCGCACTTGCTGGGCGAAAAGGTGGGCGAAACCGTGGGCTATCGCGTGCGGTTTGAAAACCGTATCTCGGCCCAAACCCGGATCGAGGTGGTGACAGAAGGTATTCTGGTGCGCCAGATCCAGGATGACCCGGAATTAACCGGCATTGCCGCGCTGATATTTGACGAATTTCATGAACGATCCCTGGATGCCGATTTGGGCCTGGCCCTGGCGCTGGAAAGCCAGGCGGCCTTGCGCGATGATTTGCGCATTCTGGTGATGTCGGCCACCCTGGATGGCGGGCCGATTGCCGGGCTGATGGGCGATTGCCCGGTGATTACCAGCGAAGGCCGCGCCTACCCGGTTGAAACCACCTATATGCCCCCCAAACCGCAGGAACGGATTGAGCCGGCAATGGTGGCCGCGATACGCGATGCGCTGGCAAACCAGAAGGGCTCAATTCTGGCCTTTTTGCCGGGGCAGGGCGAAATCACGCGGGTGGAAGGATTGCTGAAAGCCGCAATATCGGCAGAGGATCGCGTTATAATCGCCCCGCTTTATGGCGCGATGGATGCCAAGGCGCAGGACCTTGCCATTCAACCCGCCCCCGATGGTTTTCGCAAGGTGGTGCTGGCAACAGCAATTGCCGAAACCAGCCTGACAATTGATGGCATTCGCGTGGTGGTGGATTGTGGCTTGCAACGCTTACCCCGGTTTGACCCGGCATCGGGCATGACGCGGCTGGTGACGGTAAAATCATCGCAGGCCAGCGCCGAACAGCGCCATGGCCGTGCCGGGCGACTGGAACCGGGAATATGTTACCGCCTGTGGGGCGAGGCCGAACACCGTGCCCGTCCGCAATTTAGCACGCCTGAAATTGCCGAGGCCGATTTGGCCCCGCTAACGCTGGAACTGGCGCGTTGGGGTGTGGCGGATGTAACCAGCCTGCCGTGGCTTGATGTGCCCGATAGCGCCAAAATTGACCAGGCGCGTGATGTGTTGCGCAGGCTGGAGGCATTGGATGATAACGGGCGCATCACGGCGATGGGGCAGGCGATGGCCAGCCTGCCGGTGCATCCGCGTTTGGCACATATGATGGTGCGCGGGCAGGAATTGGGGCTGGCCGATGCTGCCTGTGCGCTAGCGGCCCTGTTGTCGGACCGGGATTTTATGCGCAATGCCGGGGCGGATCTGCGCCAGCGGTTGGAGGCAATGGAACGCGGCCGTGCGCCCGGCATGATGATGGAGGCCAAACGCCAGCTTTCACGACGTTTGGCCCAAGCGGCAAAGGAATTGTCCCTTGGGAAAGGTGGCAATGAAAGCTGCAAACAGCCCGATTTTGCCGATCAGGCCGGGTTGCTGGTCGCCTTTGCCTACCCGGACCGCATTGGCGAACGCCGACGCGGCGGCGAGGCCCGTTATCGCCTGTCGGGTGGGCGGGGTGGTTTTTTGCCGCGTGAAGACCGGCTGGCAAATGAACAATGGCTGGCAGTGGCGGAGCTGGACGGGCAATCGCGCGAGGCAAAGATTTATCTGGCAGCCCCCCTGTCGCAGGCCACGCTTGAGGAATTTTTCGCCAGTCAGATCACCACCGGGACCGAGGTTTTTTGGGACACCCAGAACGATATGGTGGTGGCACGCTTCCAACGGCGCATCGGGGCTCTGGTGCTGGAAGAAAAGCCGGTCCATGATGCGGTTGCACCCGATAAACTGATGCAGGCCATGAGCGATGGTGTGCGAAAAATGGGGCTGTCCTGCCTGCCCTGGGAGAGGGAAAGCGAACATCTGCGGGCCCGGTTGGCCTTTTTGCACGGGCTGGAACCGGAAACCTGGCCGGATATGAGCGATGCCGGGTTGCTTGATACGCTGGAAGACTGGTTGATGCCGTATTTAAGCGGCATTGTGCGCAAAGCCCAGTTGCGGCAGGTAAATTTAAGCGAGGCCCTGGTTTCCACCATCGACTGGAACCAGCAACAGCAAATTGCTAAACTGGCGCCGAGTCATTGGACGGTGCCGACGGGTTCCCACATCCGCATTGATTACCGGCCCGAAGGCCCCGCCTTGCCAGTGCGCTTGCAGGAAATGTTTGGCGCAACCGAAACCCCGAAAATCGCCAATGGCAAAGTGGCGGTGACGCTGCATCTGCTCTCCCCCGCCCAGCGCCCCTTGCAGGTAACGTCCGATCTGGTCGGGTTCTGGCAGGGGTCCTATGCGCAGGTAAAGGCGGAGATGAAGGGCCGCTACCCCAAGCATTACTGGCCTGACGACCCTTTGCAGGCTGAACCCACAAGGCGGGTGAAGCGGCCACATAATTAG
- a CDS encoding VIT family protein: MTQQRVKEKHLVERVGWLRAAIMGANDGIVSIASLIVGVAAANPVRADVLLAGIAGLVAGAMSMAAGEYVSVSSQSDTEKADLARERHEHEIDPEGELIELAAIYQSRGLDAKLAMNVARQMMDGDGIAAHARDELGLSPVNIARPLQAAATSALMFAVGAALPLFAVLWAPVPAMIPAVGGAALLALAILGGFGAHIGGAPKIRAIMRVVFWGTVAMVATAAIGRLVGTVV, translated from the coding sequence ATGACGCAGCAGCGTGTAAAAGAAAAACATCTGGTGGAGCGGGTGGGCTGGTTGCGCGCGGCGATCATGGGGGCCAATGACGGGATTGTCTCGATTGCCAGTTTGATTGTCGGTGTGGCGGCGGCCAACCCGGTGCGGGCCGATGTTTTGCTGGCGGGCATTGCCGGGCTGGTGGCCGGGGCCATGTCGATGGCGGCGGGGGAATATGTTTCGGTCAGTTCGCAGTCTGACACCGAAAAGGCTGATCTGGCCCGTGAACGCCACGAACACGAAATTGACCCCGAAGGCGAATTGATCGAGCTGGCGGCCATTTATCAAAGCCGCGGACTGGATGCCAAACTGGCGATGAATGTGGCCCGGCAAATGATGGATGGCGATGGCATTGCCGCCCATGCCCGTGATGAATTGGGTCTCTCGCCGGTGAATATTGCCCGCCCCTTGCAGGCGGCGGCAACATCGGCGCTGATGTTTGCCGTGGGCGCGGCCCTGCCGCTTTTCGCGGTGTTATGGGCGCCGGTACCGGCGATGATTCCGGCGGTGGGCGGGGCAGCCCTGCTGGCCCTGGCAATTCTGGGCGGCTTTGGCGCGCATATTGGCGGAGCACCCAAAATACGGGCGATTATGCGCGTGGTATTTTGGGGCACGGTGGCGATGGTGGCAACGGCGGCAATTGGGCGGCTGGTGGGCACGGTGGTATAA
- a CDS encoding VOC family protein, which produces MFCAATPLLNVANVKRSMAFYRCLGFEVVAQTLDDFSDEPVWAMLESVPDDTGAADGAQREPVRLMLAVHGGVSHEERKMRPSFSGMVWFLECEDVGALYDALAGQGYGPEPVMMPEEGMGQFFVRDPDGYEIGITGPDFRKRKA; this is translated from the coding sequence GTGTTTTGTGCTGCAACCCCGTTGTTAAATGTTGCCAATGTGAAACGCAGCATGGCGTTTTATCGCTGCCTTGGCTTTGAGGTGGTGGCGCAGACCCTTGATGATTTTAGCGACGAGCCGGTTTGGGCGATGTTGGAGAGTGTTCCCGATGACACCGGCGCGGCGGATGGGGCGCAGCGGGAGCCTGTGCGCCTGATGCTGGCGGTACATGGCGGGGTGTCGCATGAGGAACGCAAAATGCGCCCGTCTTTTAGCGGCATGGTGTGGTTTTTGGAATGTGAAGATGTGGGTGCGCTTTATGATGCGCTGGCCGGGCAGGGATATGGGCCGGAACCGGTCATGATGCCAGAAGAGGGGATGGGGCAGTTTTTTGTGCGGGACCCGGATGGTTATGAAATTGGCATTACCGGGCCGGATTTCAGAAAACGGAAAGCATAA
- the greB gene encoding transcription elongation factor GreB has protein sequence MDKPIYITPEGLEALRNELDHLWKKERPETVAVVSWAAGNGDRSENGDYIYGKKRLREIDRRVRYLRKRIEDAVVVRSEDQPDHSRVFFGAEVTYVNARDEEKTIRIVGEDEAESLNGKISWVSPVARGLMKCQVGDVITLKTPAGEDELEVLAIRYP, from the coding sequence ATGGACAAACCGATATACATCACCCCCGAAGGCCTTGAGGCCCTGCGCAACGAGTTGGACCACCTTTGGAAAAAGGAACGGCCCGAAACGGTTGCCGTTGTGTCATGGGCGGCAGGCAATGGCGATCGCAGTGAAAATGGCGATTATATTTACGGCAAAAAACGCCTGCGCGAAATTGACCGCCGGGTGCGTTATTTGCGCAAACGGATCGAGGATGCCGTGGTTGTCCGCTCCGAAGACCAGCCCGACCATTCCCGGGTGTTTTTTGGCGCCGAAGTCACCTATGTAAATGCCCGGGACGAGGAAAAAACCATCCGCATCGTTGGCGAGGACGAGGCTGAAAGCCTGAACGGCAAAATAAGCTGGGTCTCGCCCGTGGCACGCGGCCTGATGAAATGCCAGGTCGGTGATGTCATCACGCTTAAAACCCCGGCCGGCGAAGATGAACTCGAAGTCCTCGCTATCCGCTATCCCTAA